GCTGGACAGGGGCGTGAAGGGGGTGGGGCACTGTGCGGGCAGCACAGCCTCCTGACTGGCTTCTGCCCCGCAGCCTGAGGACCGGCCCCTCCATGATGCTGTGGCCTGAGGACAAGGAGCTAAGTGACCTTGAGACCCCTGGTCCTGCGGCCCCCCTGCCCCAGCAACCGCTGGGCCTGGTGCTGGGGGGCCCTGGGCACGTGGGCGAGGACCTGACTCGGGCCCTCGGCGACTGTGCCAGGGTGGAACAGCGCCTGGGCCAGTTGGCGCCTGCTGGGGGCCTGGCCCCGCGGCCTCTGCGGGAGCAGCTGGGGAAGATCCGCCGGGAGCTGCTCACCATCCACCAGGCGCTGGAGCGGGCCGTGCGGCCACCCGACACTCCCCTCGACCTCTCTGTGAAACGGGCGCCCACCAAGGGGCATGAGGTGCCCCCAGGGCCCTGGGGGCAGCCGGAGCTGGGCCCCACGCTGGTCCGGGGGACCCCCAAGCCACCCGGCACGCTGGCAGCCCAGCCTCTGTCCAGTCACACCACCAAGTGTGAGGCTGACTCCAGTGTCCCTCCCCCAGGTCTTCCCCTCCAGGCCCCAGAGGACCCTGTCCTTCCTGGCAGCTGGGGCACCCGCGGTGGGCCTGGGGGCTCCTGGCCCCCTGAGGCTGTCCCTGGCCTGCAGTGCCCCGCGGGTGCTGAGGTCTGACCACAGCCCCTACTGCCATCTCTGTCCTTAACAGACAGGGGCCCTTCTCCAACCCCATGCCTGCTGCCTggccccccacctgccccagcatgCCCGTGGACAGACCCCACCCGCCGTGGCcacacccgtctctggggccACACAGGCACAGCAGAGGGTCACGGCTCTTTAGTGATCACAGTTGTGGACATTAAAATGGAAACCACCTTCACACCCCGTCTGGGCCTCCTTCGTCCCTCGCTGGTCTAGTGTCACCTTCTGCAGAAATGTCCCCAGGCTGAGCATCAGGGGGGCAGTGTCCGGACCTCCTCTTGTGGACTGGGCCCTCCCTGGGGGACCGGAGTCTGGGGAGAGAGTGGGGAGCTTTCTATGGGGGGggcagagtggggtggggggaggcaggtgTGCACGGTCTCAGCCCTGGTCAGGCCTGTGTTTCTGCACATGGGCTGTGGGCAGGGACCCCTGGACATGCTCCAGCCCCCATCTGACAGGCCAGGCCTAATGTCAGATTCATGCAGGAGGCCGCTCCCTCTATGGTTAAACGGTGCCCCCACATTCTGTGGCCCAGGGCTGTTCGCCCAGCGTGGCCTCCGCTGGGCCCCTGCCAACCCCTGCAGCCACGATAGGCATCGGTGGCCTTCACAGCTCGCTGCCTCCCTCCCAGCGCGAACAGACTTGGCTTTTCCcacaggcgggggtggggggtagggggcaGGCGGGGAGGGGTGCCCGGGGGACCCTCGGACCCAGCAAATCACTTCTGttcctgggagctggccacacCTCCACGCCCACCCAGGAATGGCCCCAGGGAGGGCAGTTCCTGCCTGTGCCTGGCTCCCCACGCTGGGCCAGCCGGGCTGGGGCCAGTCGGATCAGGACCTGCGGCCGCCCCATTAACCACGCCGGTAGCAGATAGCATCGCCGCCTGCCCCTCCGCAGTGTCCAGAGCTGGGGTGCAGGCGGTCAGGTAGGGAGTGCTGTGGGTCACAGACACGGCTGACCCCCACCTTCCAGGGGCTTCCTGGAGGGGCTGCGGGCTGAGTCAGGCGGTGTCTGGAGAAACCCCAGGTCCTGAGTCTGAGGGAGACCCACCCCACCTTGGCCTCCCGTTAGCACCCCTACCTGGCTACCGCACCCAGACTTCTCATCACCCAATGGACAGACATAAGCCTGACCCCACTGGCAGTGCATGGCCCCAGCTTCACAGGTGCAGAAACAGGATCAGAGAGACAGGACCCAACCTGTCTAGTCTGGCGGGGTGCAAGATGCAGCCCCTGGAGGCCCCCGCCCCGGACTCTGGTGAGTGACTCAGCCAGCAGGTCAGGGGCACAGCCCCTTCTGCCAGGTCCTGCTGGAGGACGGAGGCGGTGCTGTCTCCTGAGACAGCAGGTGGTGGAGGCCCTGGGCCCCCTGGGGAGGGTGGGCTGAGAGGACCATGAGTGCAACCAGCCGTGCAGGGGCAGCGTGAAGAATGTCCCAGAGGCCAGAgcaaaggccccgaggcaggAATGTGGCAGCACTGGAAGGTACCTGGTGGGGTCAGCAGCTGAGTGATTGGACTCCTTAGAGCTTCCCTGGGTGCTGCTCAAAGGTGGCCCAGCCAGAGCtctgcctccccgccccccttccccccttcccccctcctctgCCAGGTGGCTCTTCCCACCCCCTCAGGCTCTGGTTTCCCACAACAGAGCCCGAGCTCCCCAGGTAGGAGACCCCTCCCCACGGCCAGAGAGGCCTAGGAAAGGACCCCTGCTTCACCCCTCAGGAGTTGGAAGTCTCCAAGGGCTGTGTGGGGCAATGGGCAGGGGCTTGGGCTGCCCCAAACAAGGGCCACTTTCCCTGCCTCGAGGAAAGGTTCTATGGGCAGAGgcgtttgagaaacactgctcatctgtcacccctccccccacctcggACACCTAGATGCCCCTGAGCTCATTCCGGCCTCAGAACAAAACCCACAGCAGCCCTCCTGGGTCATGTGTCTCCCAGAATTGTGTTCAGGGACCACATCTGGGAAAATAGGGCCCAGAGGCACGGCTGGCGGTCGGGACCTGGTGGAACAGAGTCAAACCTGTAAAACAGGAGGAACCAGCACCGCCGGGAAGCGTGCAGGGGGACCGCTGTCGCATTGCTTGGCACATGGTGGGGTGTTGTTTCTCTTGCAGCCCCAAACTCGGCCCAGTTGGAGGactggctcagagaggctgaggctGTGATGTCTGCCCACGCACCGGCTCTCTGGCCTCCTACCCTGACCTCCTGGGCCTCCCCCACCAGCGGGTCAGCCGTGTCCCAGGGACCACGCCTCACGCTGGACCTGCCTGGAGACCCCACTCACTCCTGGCGGCCCCGGCTGCTTGGATGGATCCCAGTGCCCGCAGGGGCTGCAGGGGGACCCTGGGGCCTGCACTGCTCCCCAGATGGCCTGCTCTTCCTGACGGCTGGGACTGCACCCTGCATCCACGTGCTGGACCTCTAGAGACACTCCATCCGCCACCTGCCCTGCCTTGTGCCAGGGGCCAGGGCCTTCGTGCCGGAGGACGTGGCTGTGACAGCTGCTGGGCTCGTGGTGGTCAGTGACCTGGTCCCCAAGGCTGTCCGTGTGCTGCAGCACACCGTCCGAGCCCCTCAAGGCCGCTGGGTGACAGTGGGCACCTTCTTGACTCCCCGGGGGCTAACTGTGGATGCCCTTGACCACATGCCCGGGGCTGTGCACAGCTTCACACTGGGCCCTGCCTTGGAGCCACTGGCCCCCGCCTCCATGCTGGGCCTGGAGGGCCCCTGCTGGGTGGGCCTGGGGCCTGATGGGGGCCTGGCTGTGAGTGAGGAGTTCGGGGACGTGCGGCTGTTTGGCAGTGCCCGCCAGCCCCTGTGCTCCCTGGGAGACCTGACTGAGCACCACTTTGGCACCCTGGCAGGCGTGTGCACCGACGCAGCGGGCAGTGTCATTGTGGCGGACGAGCAGCGGCGCCAGGTGACCCTGTTCCCCCGGGCCAGGGCACCCATCTGCCTGGTGTCCGAGGGGCTGAGGTGGCCCCTGGGTGTGGCCTGTGCGCCCCAGGGCCAGCTCATGGTGGCGGACGCAGAGGACGGCTACATCAAAGTGTACCAGTCCCACTTGGAATTGGCCTGATCCGGTGGGCTTGAACGGGAGCAGCCCCTCACTGTGCGTGGGTCCAGTCCCCGGGGTTTGGACCACGACGGGAGAAATGTTCAGGGTTTGCAGGGTCCTCCAGGGCTGCTGGCCATGCCTTCCTGACCTTGCACATTTGCTGACACTCCTGAGCACTGCTGTCGGGCCCGGGCCTGGCCTCCTGTCTTCCTCCTGAAGAGGATTCAGACTTGGTCGGCAGCCTGCATCAGCTGCCTCCCAGCCTCCAAGGCCCAGGAGACCTGCGCTTTGGGGCCGGCAGCTGAAGCCTGGAGATCTTCAGCGTGTTGGGCCAGCTACCAGCACTTACCCAGGCAGGATCTCTCACCAggtgccccagccccagcctcctaatcagacagaggcaggcagggagggtGTGGCTGGGCAGACAGggccgggctgggctgggctgggctgggctgggcagcctGGGCAGGGGCGCGGCCCTGCACTGTCCACCATTTTCAGAGGCGCCCCAGGTGCCAAGCCTCCTGAAGCTTCTCTGGGCCCAGCTGAGGTAAggggggagcagaggaggggccCCCCCAGAGGTGCCCTGGGGTGACACATGGCTGGGTTGGAAGCCTCCATGCTCCTGGTCCACTTCTCCCATGTGAGACTGTCTGAGCCTTCATTTTCTCCACTGCAAATGAGGATCAAACAGCTCCAAGCTCATGGGTGGGGTTGCTTGGAGAGTTCTGGGCAGTGGTCAAgtgcagaagagccttcctgtgAGGACAGACTCCTGCTGCTTAAAAATAGCAGGAAAATGAGGCCGGAAGGGGTAGGGGGTGTGTGGGGTTACTCTGAGTCAGGGGCCCAGCCAGGCTCCTAGTTCCAGTGGGTGGTCTTCAGGGGAAAGGGCCAGTGCCTAGTCCTGCCCCTGGGGGCTGGTGAGGGGATGGTCTCAGGGGTCTGTGGTTTAGGCCATTGCCAGACAAGGTCCCCTCCATATGTCCCGGCCCCTGCAAAGGTGGGGCAGTATTAAGTGGGTCAGTGTAAGGAAGTGTGTGGGGCAGGTGCTCCGTAAACTTTAGTAGTTGCTGCTGGTGCTAGGGGTATTGTCCCCTGGAACAGGAGGGGCCAGGGACGCCTCCTGACCATCAGATCAGATGGCTTCAGACCCTGGGCTGGCCCTCCAACCTTCGTAGCTCACTTGGCCTCTGCAGGGACTGGGGTGCGAAGGGGCCAGTCTGGGGCTGGGGTGGCAGCTTCTTTTGGGACCCCATCCAGGGCCTGGGGGTCCTTTCACCCTGGGATGGTGGAGACAAGGTGAGGTCTGGGACCCTCAAATGTCAGGTCTACTGGATCCCTCAGATGAAGAAACCAGGCATGGGGGAGGTTTGGTGGCTGTGGGAAGGTGGGGAACTGGAAGGCAGGGGTGTTGGGGACACTGTGGGTAGACTGGAGGGGGAACAAAGATGCTGCGAGGGGGACAAGGACATGGGGGACAAGGACGTTGTGCACAGGGCATGGGGAGGACAAGGACGCAGGAGGAACAAGGGCGCTGCGCGCACGGGCCACCGGCTCCGGGGACCGGAACGTTGCGTGCACGGAACGCTCGGGCGAGGGCCGGCGGGCAGCCCGGGCACCTTTGGGGGAGGACCGTCGCGCGGCAACGCCGGGAGCGGACGGAAATGGGGCTCGTGTCCCGCGGCGCCGCcgaggcggggctgggggctgcgAGCGCTGCTGTTCGCCCGGGCCCGCCCGACGCGGTCCCCAACCCCATCCCGACCCCGCCAGCTGAGGGCGCGGACCCGGGAGCAGCCGGTGAGCAATCGGGGGGCGGGCCAGCGTCCTTGCGGCGCGACCTTGGGGAGCCGCCCCCTCCGGGCTATGGGCCCCGACTCTTGCCGCGGCGGCCACGGGAGCAGGCCCGGGAGCCCGAGGGTCTCCGGAGCCTCCTTCCGGAGGCGGCGCAGGCCTTTTGCCTCTCGGAgcctttatttcctcatctgtaaaatggggacgccACCGGCCGGCGGCCGCCGGCCAGGGTGGGCCTCACACTTGGGAGGGCAGTGAGGACCCGCCAACCCCTGCAGGAGCCCGCCCGCCCAGCCCTGAGTTTGTGGCCGGGCCGCGTGGATGCCCTGGCGGGGAGTCTGGaccccagccctgtggagtgaAGGGCGGCCGGCCGGCCGGTTCCCTCTGGCCCATCCCAACCCGGGTCCCTCTGTGGACCCTTTGGATGGGCATTCATGGTCAATGGAACTGGCTGTCAGAGCTTTACAGTTGTTCCTGACTGCAGTACAGGGCAAAAACCAGAGCCCTACATTCGTGTCCATTTTTCTGAAATGAGAGAGGGGAAGAGCATTCTTTACTGAATGcttgttgttttttaaacacaaacacaGGGAGTAACAATGAATTCTTGTGAGCTACTGAGGAGCGGTGACCAGGAGGCTCCGCAGAGGACTGTTTTAGCCAGTGAGATGTCCCTGGCCAGTCATAACTGGGCTTTTGCCCTGAATCAGTTCTTGTGGAGGATGACAGGATGTCCACTTCACAAGGTAGATGGTTGAGTTCAGGTTATGCGGGGAGGGTCGTTCTAGTGACTGCATGGCCTGACTGATCTGGAATGGGCTGAGTCACAGGGAACCAGGTGTCATTCATAACAGAGGCAGCTTTCCCAGGCCTGTGCCCTTGTTTTTATCACAGTCTTTAAAGATGCACACGGCCCCGTGTTACTGCCCCGCTTTCTCCCATCTGCACCTCTGCTATCGATTGCCTCCTCTTTCATCTTTTCCTGGCTGTCTGATCTGAGCAGACTTCTTTGTGTTGGTCACTCCCAGAGGCTGAggtaggggtggggatgggaactTACCCCGTGATTTAAGAGTTCTCTCTCACTACCCCACAGATGGGAACACCAACCTCTGCCCTCCGCTCTTCCCCAGACAtgaggagctttttttttttctttaaggtaaACTTTGTAGATGAAGcataaaacacacaaagaaagtgCACAGATCGTAtgtgtacagctcagtgaattttcTGAAAGTGAACCCACCGTGTAACCAGCTTCGCCCAGAGCATCTGCTCACTGTTAGGCCAGTTGTGTTTATTTTCTGACAGTAGCTCTGGGCAGTTTTCCTTAGCTCCTGTGAAAGGAGTCCCTGAGCAGGGTGTGATTGTGTCATTTGGCTGAGCTGGTGGGTCCCGACAGGCTGGTGCTGAGAGGCTTGGACCATGATGGCTGGTCCCCCATGGTGGTCACCAAGCGAGATGTACTGGGATCCTCACAGGCAGAATTGCTCTGTGCCTCTCACGATGCCTGTGCAGAAGTGTCAGTAAGACAAGGTGGTCCTTGATGCCCTTGCTGATGGCCACAGGAACTTAGCCCCGGGGCTGCCTTTGGGCTCCAGGCTTTCCCCTGCTGACACCCATGTTGCCTGCCCTCTCTGGTctctgggggggaggggcattTGGGAGTCCAGCTGCTGCTGGACTCAGAGGGACGCTTTTCTGTCAACACGCACAGGTGGGAGAAGCCTCGCCCCTCCAGCCCCGCTCTGGACTGCAGGGGAGGAAAGCAGCTTCAccagttgcctttttttttttttaattaatttatttattttttggctacgttgggtcttcgttgctgtgggcagactttctctagttgcaacgagtgggggctactcttcgttgcggtgtatgggcttctcattgcggtggcgtcttgttgcagagcatgggctctaggcacgtgggcttcagtagttgtgacacacgggcctagttgctccgaggcatgtggggtcttcccagaccagggctcgaacctgtgtcccctgcattggcaggcggattcttaaccactgtgccaccatggaagtcctacCAGTTGCCTCTTAAGCCCTGGGCATTTGAGGCCCCTTCCAGAGCCCCCCTGACCCTCAGGAAAGGGCTCCCTCAATGTCGCACCTCCCCAACATGTGCGTCCCTCTCTGTCCCCCTCTCTCCGAGGGCCTGTTGAGCACTGGGGCCTGGAGGGCCAGGCTCTGTCTGGGGCCTGTGTCCCTCTCTCAGGTGTAGCTCCAACTTGGGGACCTTAGCTCAGGGCAGCTGCTCTGCCCTTTGTGCTGACACAGCGGGGTCGTTAGTGTCTAGGAAAGGGCGAGCTCCAAGGTGAACCCTCACCAAGGTGAACCTCCTGCCCGTCAGGCCCTGTCTAGGAGTGCTCAGGTGGGAAATGAGGTGCTTACTGAGAATCCACATCCGCAGTGAGCTGGCTCCTGTGCAAGGCAGGGCTCACAGTCCTGCAGGATTCAGGAATCGCAGGTGCTCGGGGATGTCCTTGCTGCTCAGAGGTCCTGGGAAGGCTGGTGTCCCCTCAGCCATTCTCCAGGGCTGGAGAACTTCTCCCACCCCCATTTCTAGAACACTACCTGGTTGGGGGAATAGGTAGTCCTGAAGGAGGTGCTCAGCTGTGACAAGAGGATGGGGCTCCCAGGGAAGGATGGGCACAGCCGCAGGCTGGAGGGTTGGGGTAGAAGCAGAAGCCCCATGGAGCTGAACCTGTTCCCTGAGCACCAAGCCTCCCCCAGGGGGCTCACTGGGAAGGGAGGTGGGCTTTGGCACCAGGCATGTCCCCAGGCATCTTCTGGGGCACCTGTACCAATGCCCACAGCTGCCAGCAGTGTGCACGCGTCTGATTTCCCTCAGCTCAGCGGCAATTTGTTTAAATGTTCATCTTTATTCTTGCCAGCTTAGTAAGTAAATCAAGGTTTGTtcgatttttaatttaaattactttaattgTTAATGAGATTGTAGATTTTTCCATGTGCTACACATCAAAAACTAATCAGTtccctaaaaacaaaaattaaacccttggggcttccctggtggcacagtggttgagaatctgcctgctagtgtggggggcacgggttcgagccctggactgggaggatcccacgtgccgcggagcaactgggcccgtgagccacaactactgagcctgcgcgtctggaacctgtgctccgcaacgggagaggctgcaatagtgaagaggcccgcgcaccgcgatgaagagtggcccccgcttgccgcaactggagaaagcccttgcacagaaacgaagacccaacacagccaaaaataaatattaaaaaataaataaataaaagattactattaaaaaaaaaaaattaaacccttGTGCTCAACCCAGCACAGCCTGTGAGTGGTGGTGAGCAGGTCACGGAACCTCACGTGTATCAGCCTGCCTGTGTCTGGAGTGAGGAAGCGTTGCCCTGCCTCAGGGTAGGGATGGGAGTTGCCTGGGCCTGTACTCACAGCAGCCAGGGGCAGAGATGGACAACCGGGCCCCCCTGCCAGCCTCGTGACCAGACCCAAAACTGGGTCGCCCCCACCTGTGGGCCCAGTGGCCACGTGGATGTGTCTGTCAGGGCCACCTGTTGGCCAGGACCTGCAGCCCCAGCACTGCCAGCCACCCCGGGTCCTCGGGTCAcagtggcagcggcagcagctcTGAGCTGAGCCCCTCCTCTCTTCCAGCGGCCCCGGCATGGTGCTCAAGGCCTTCTTCCCCACGTGCTGTGCCTCGGCGGACAGCGGCCTCCTGGTTGGACGGTGGGTCCCGGAGCAGCGCAGTGCCGTGGTCCTGGCTGTGGTGCACTTTCCCTTCATACCCATCCAGGTCAAGGAGCTCCTGGCCCAGGTGCAGCAGGCCAGTCAGGTGGGCGTGACTGTGCTGGGCACCTGGTGCCACCGCCGGCAGGAGCCGGAGGAGAGCCTGGGCCACTTCCTGGAGGGCCTGGGCGCCATCTTCTCCCACAAGCCCTGGTTCCAGCTATGCCGGGAGAGAGGCAGCAAGTCCTGGAGCTGCAAGGCCACCCACTGGCAGGGGCCCACCTCCCATGCCACCTCCGGCGAGGACCAGGTCATGCTTATCTTCTACGACCAGCGCAAGGTGCTGCTGTCCCAACTGCACCCGCCCGCGGTCCTGCCCGACCGCCAGGCTGGGGACACCACAGCCAGCGCGGGGGGCCTGGCTGCTGTCTTTGACACAGTGGCGCGTAGCGAGGCACTCTTCCAAAGTGACCGGTTCGATGAGGGCCCCGTGCGGCTGAGCCACTGGCAGTCAGAGGGCGTGGAGGCCAGCATCCTCGTGGAGCTGGCCAAGTGGGCAGCAGGGCCTGTCTGCCTGCTTCTGGCCTGCCTGCTGTCTCTCGTCTCGGCTGCCAGCGCCTGTCGGTAGGTGCCCCTGGGCCAGGCGAGGGAGAGTCGGGCCCCTGAGGCCTAGGCCCACCCCTTGGTGTGCAGGGGTCATGGAGGCCCAGATGGCCCTTCTGAGGTTCACGGCTGCCCCCTGCACCCCGGCTCTCATCCCACGCTCCCTCCCCACTGTAGCTCAGAGGACACCCTAGTGGTGGTTTCTGTTCTGGTGCCCCTCGCTCCTGTGGCAAAGCTAGGCTTCCTGGAAGCCCCTGTTGTTGCGTGGGACACACTGAGTAGGGATACATGGTGACCCTCAGACAGCTCAGGCCTCTGAAAGGAGAATTAGATGATGAACAGACCTGGGTTGTTGCTGCGCAGGGGCCACCGTTTGCCTTGCTGGGGAGTTGCTTGTCCTCCTGCAGACCCACAGGCCCACCTGCTTCCCTGGCCTCGGCCTCGCAGGAGAGGCAGCCCTGGGAGGCTGTGGGACAGCATCCACTCGCtgtctggggggctgggggcgtgGTCCCCAGCCTGGGCCGCTCTCTAGAATTACCAGAACACTCCTGGCTGCGGGCCTGGTTGAGGGATTTGTAAAAGCCCCTGGGGGCCCTGGGGATGCTGGGGCAGCACGCGGATGTTCTGGCGAGTTAGCCACAGGACCCTGTCTCTGTGAGAAgccacctccctggtggcaccaCCTGGTACGGGACAACTGTGCTGCATCTTCAGGTCCAGGGGTTCGGCTGTCAGGTTTGGGGACTGGCCTCGCCGGCTCACCAGGGGCTCTGGGAGCGCTTGGGCCTGTCCCTGCAAAGAGACCCCAGCAGCTATGTGTGCACACCACCTTGGGCTGTGGGGGCTGCTGGGTATCCTGACCTGCGTGGTGGGTTTCAGAGCTTCACAGCCCCTTGGAGTGAATCGTGTGAAAGTGTGTCTGGGCCTGGGTGCAACTTTGGGAAGAGAAGTTCCTTTTGTCAGCTCTCAAAGAATGCAAGAAAGGTTTTGAACCGCTCGAGTGCCCTGAATCCCGATCTGCCCCTTAGGTAGGCaggtgctggctgttggcagaGGTCAGAGCCCTGTGACGTCCATGTGGGGCATGGCTGTTGCTGCCCAGGGCTGGCCTGAACCTCAGGGAGACCCTGCATGGGGGTCTCTGCAGCCCATGCGAGGCTGCCTTCCACTGGACTGGAACGGGGGGTGCAGTGCGGACCACACTTCACTCTTGGAATTGGGTCAGAGTGGCTTGGCTGAGGACAGAAGCTTCAAACCTTCAAGGTCAAGACCTCCTTCCTCCCGAGGGCCTGAGCATGGTCATCTGGCGGCTCTGCACTTTGCATGAGGTCCCTCCTGCCAGCAGCGGGGCTCTGGGTGGGAGCCAGCCTCTGAGTTGCCGTTGGACGCTTTCTCCACCTTTGCTTGAGAACATCTCCCCT
This DNA window, taken from Balaenoptera ricei isolate mBalRic1 chromosome 15, mBalRic1.hap2, whole genome shotgun sequence, encodes the following:
- the NHLRC4 gene encoding NHL-repeat-containing protein 4 isoform X1 gives rise to the protein MDRHKPDPTGSAWPQLHRCRNRIRETGPNLSSLAGCKMQPLEAPAPDSAPNSAQLEDWLREAEAVMSAHAPALWPPTLTSWASPTSGSAVSQGPRLTLDLPGDPTHSWRPRLLGWIPVPAGAAGGPWGLHCSPDGLLFLTAGTAPCIHVLDL
- the NHLRC4 gene encoding NHL-repeat-containing protein 4 isoform X2 — its product is MPGAVHSFTLGPALEPLAPASMLGLEGPCWVGLGPDGGLAVSEEFGDVRLFGSARQPLCSLGDLTEHHFGTLAGVCTDAAGSVIVADEQRRQVTLFPRARAPICLVSEGLRWPLGVACAPQGQLMVADAEDGYIKVYQSHLELA